The Flavobacterium faecale genome has a segment encoding these proteins:
- a CDS encoding 4a-hydroxytetrahydrobiopterin dehydratase, with amino-acid sequence MEKYSENEAMPKLANLHNWMYSNNGIEKEFGFKNFTQALGFIVQVGILAEKVNHHPELFNVYKRVVIRLSTHDAGGVTDKDFDLATAIEEL; translated from the coding sequence ATGGAGAAGTATAGTGAGAATGAAGCAATGCCCAAGTTAGCAAATTTACATAACTGGATGTATAGCAATAATGGTATAGAAAAAGAATTTGGTTTTAAAAACTTTACTCAAGCCCTTGGTTTTATTGTTCAAGTTGGGATTTTGGCCGAAAAAGTAAATCACCATCCAGAATTGTTTAACGTGTATAAGAGGGTAGTCATACGCTTGTCTACGCATGATGCTGGTGGTGTGACCGACAAAGATTTTGATTTGGCCACAGCTATAGAAGAGTTGTAA
- a CDS encoding 8-amino-7-oxononanoate synthase: MSCFFIGLFEKELLVGVSVAQHINLSDVNSLGDRDHCFKTAIKNFLFKRFISNILVIGNNMFTGQNCFCFSEKIALEDGVSILQDATSALTKQLRQNNKKVHLTVYKDFLTTNTPLFKTKTFKPYYHFNTQPNMVFDIAPNWHSMEDYIGDLNKKYRDQYKRARKKAAGIDKRKMSLDEIQKQYFRINELYLNVAKNAPFNTFYLPENHFEVFKKKLNDNFLFYGYFIDEQLIGFNTLIKNGSDIDTYFLGYDENHQRDKMLYLNMLYDMIAYSINKKYKRIIFARTALEIKSSVGAKPVEMIGLIKHKNYFVNLLMEKSFAYFEPKTEWKERNPFKEAV; this comes from the coding sequence ATGAGTTGCTTTTTTATTGGTTTGTTCGAAAAGGAGCTTTTAGTCGGAGTATCGGTGGCGCAACATATCAACCTTAGCGATGTTAACTCGTTGGGAGATCGCGATCATTGTTTTAAAACGGCCATCAAAAATTTTCTATTTAAACGATTTATATCCAATATACTTGTCATCGGTAACAATATGTTTACTGGTCAAAATTGCTTTTGCTTTAGCGAAAAAATAGCTTTGGAAGATGGCGTTTCCATTTTACAAGATGCCACTTCTGCTTTGACAAAACAATTAAGACAAAATAACAAGAAAGTGCACCTTACGGTTTACAAAGATTTTTTGACTACCAATACTCCTTTGTTTAAAACTAAAACGTTCAAGCCCTATTACCATTTCAATACCCAACCAAATATGGTTTTTGATATAGCACCAAACTGGCATTCTATGGAAGATTACATTGGTGATTTAAACAAAAAATATAGAGATCAATACAAGCGAGCTCGAAAAAAAGCGGCTGGTATTGACAAAAGAAAAATGTCATTGGACGAAATACAAAAACAGTATTTCAGAATTAACGAACTGTATCTGAACGTTGCTAAGAATGCACCTTTCAATACTTTTTATCTTCCGGAAAATCACTTTGAAGTCTTTAAAAAGAAATTAAATGATAATTTTTTATTTTACGGTTACTTTATTGATGAGCAACTTATCGGTTTTAACACCTTAATCAAAAATGGATCTGACATTGACACCTACTTTTTAGGCTATGATGAAAACCATCAAAGAGACAAAATGTTGTATCTAAATATGCTGTATGATATGATCGCTTATTCGATTAATAAAAAATACAAGCGTATCATTTTTGCTCGAACAGCACTAGAAATTAAAAGTTCAGTAGGTGCTAAACCAGTTGAAATGATTGGATTAATTAAACACAAAAATTATTTCGTTAATTTATTGATGGAAAAAAGTTTCGCTTATTTCGAACCAAAAACAGAATGGAAAGAGAGAAATCCGTTTAAAGAAGCCGTTTAA
- a CDS encoding diacylglycerol/lipid kinase family protein has product MKKNILLVVNPISGDIDKTELIDTVAAFTAVKNRNFNLYETQGAGDILNIKKIFHELNPERIIIAGGDGTIKMVGEALEHDDVIFGILPAGSANGLATDLDLPNTTEDCLDIIFKDKFIELDMVVINGKKSLHLSDIGLNAELIKNYENGTIRGKLGYVIQAISTFIDREEPFRALIEVNEMRIECEARMIVMANSQKYGTGVVINPAGVINDGKFELIILKNLDLFVLGQIISGTTVVEPENVEIISTDYAKITTNRPVNFQIDGEYCGTETVLTVGMSPSKMKITVA; this is encoded by the coding sequence GACAGAATTAATTGATACTGTTGCAGCTTTTACTGCAGTTAAAAATAGGAATTTTAATCTATATGAGACCCAAGGAGCTGGCGATATTTTGAATATAAAAAAAATATTTCATGAATTAAATCCTGAGCGCATCATCATTGCCGGTGGAGATGGTACAATCAAGATGGTTGGAGAAGCTTTAGAACACGATGATGTGATATTTGGTATTTTGCCAGCTGGATCAGCAAATGGATTGGCTACCGATTTGGATTTGCCAAATACTACAGAGGACTGTTTGGATATTATTTTTAAGGATAAATTCATCGAACTTGATATGGTTGTCATCAATGGTAAAAAGAGTCTTCATCTTAGTGATATTGGTCTAAATGCCGAATTGATAAAGAACTATGAAAATGGTACGATTCGAGGAAAGTTAGGGTACGTTATTCAGGCAATTTCTACCTTTATTGATCGCGAAGAACCGTTTAGGGCTTTAATCGAAGTGAATGAAATGAGGATCGAATGCGAAGCACGAATGATTGTAATGGCAAATTCTCAAAAGTATGGTACGGGTGTGGTGATCAATCCTGCAGGAGTTATCAACGATGGGAAATTCGAATTGATTATTCTTAAAAATCTGGACCTATTTGTTTTAGGACAGATTATTTCAGGCACAACTGTCGTAGAACCAGAAAATGTTGAAATTATTAGTACAGACTATGCTAAAATTACGACCAACCGTCCGGTGAATTTTCAAATCGATGGTGAGTATTGCGGAACAGAAACTGTTTTGACTGTGGGAATGTCACCTTCAAAAATGAAGATTACGGTTGCTTAA